A section of the Deltaproteobacteria bacterium genome encodes:
- a CDS encoding CsbD family protein, whose amino-acid sequence MKSGTRDEAEGKMHQVKGKIKEIAGKASDNPKLLAEGKEERSTGKVQEKTGEIKKVVGT is encoded by the coding sequence ATGAAATCAGGGACACGGGATGAGGCAGAAGGCAAGATGCACCAAGTCAAAGGCAAGATCAAGGAAATCGCCGGGAAAGCAAGCGATAACCCAAAATTGTTAGCCGAAGGCAAAGAAGAAAGGAGCACCGGCAAAGTTCAGGAAAAGACGGGAGAGATCAAGAAGGTCGTTGGGACGTAG
- a CDS encoding antibiotic biosynthesis monooxygenase, giving the protein MILVIIRMKVLPEKRMELSQAIGSLIGPIRTEKGCLRCDFCRSVEDENELHILEEWDTRENLNSHLKSDRFRVLRGAMNLLQEPYEMASHTVAAGKRKREVWPR; this is encoded by the coding sequence ATGATACTGGTCATCATACGAATGAAGGTTCTTCCTGAGAAGCGCATGGAGCTGTCCCAGGCGATCGGTTCCCTGATCGGCCCCATACGGACAGAGAAGGGATGCCTGCGCTGCGACTTCTGCCGGAGCGTGGAGGATGAAAATGAACTCCATATCCTCGAAGAATGGGATACCCGGGAAAACCTGAACAGCCATCTGAAGTCCGACCGGTTTCGTGTACTTCGCGGGGCGATGAACCTGCTCCAGGAGCCCTACGAAATGGCGTCTCACACCGTAGCAGCGGGAAAAAGGAAAAGGGAGGTGTGGCCCCGGTAG
- a CDS encoding LapA family protein, protein MYFSLIITFLLVLVIIVTAIQNSMPLDFKFLTWTFQLSITALIVYSSLLGGAIVAILTLPKLAKKSLHARTMNKEIHKLREKSAG, encoded by the coding sequence ATGTATTTTTCATTAATCATCACCTTTTTACTTGTACTGGTAATCATCGTCACTGCGATACAGAACAGTATGCCTTTGGATTTCAAATTCTTGACCTGGACTTTTCAGCTGTCCATTACGGCCTTGATTGTTTATTCCTCCCTTTTGGGTGGCGCCATCGTGGCAATTTTGACCTTGCCAAAGCTGGCAAAAAAATCCCTTCATGCAAGGACCATGAACAAAGAGATTCATAAACTAAGGGAAAAGAGTGCAGGATAG
- a CDS encoding response regulator: MKAEIKSYSRIMELRSDIIHLDEVLTMSARLAAATGDLSWEQRYRIFEPKLDTAIKEAVRLAPQVSIRASAETDAANSLLVELENRAFDLVRRGRTDEAGRLLFSDEYEEQKRIYARGMAELAVGLSAAADAALAGERRNALLHIGLVFVFIPLLIIGWFVVFRVVKIWERTLVSKTELEKEIEARKRSEEKIHFQKIYFESLFQNLPDGVVTFDKDGYIIEINKAFAEMFGYTQAEVKGTDICELVVPPDRKEEADAIRERISSGESVNVETIRKRKDGSLFDVHLQSVAVSIDSHLMRHIFIYRDVSEKKEHEAVLMQSRSLAQKEHARLSAMISTMNEGVIFADSRNIITDVNPFFCSFVGRKYDELIGKGLEEFHSGDILKKIIDHITAFRTNIDSKGIEIQRKIGASEVILRVQPIYLANHYEGVLLNVIDVTAFVEARQQAEAANLAKSEFLANMSHEIRTPMNGVIGMTELLLGTHITKEQRDYLETLNTSSEYLLNLINDILDLSRIEAGRLELEEIDFDLRTTLEGAAGALSPKAHEKGLELICHIAPDVPTALMGDPGRLRQVILNFTGNAIKFTEKGQVVIGAKTEKEEETSTTLHFTVGDTGIGIPPDKLEMIFESFRQVDSSVTRRYGGTGLGLTISRQIVRMMGGRVWAESEPGKGSVFHFTVPFTLSRAEIRKPVSPDAIDIAGIRALIVDDNALNRQIYREMLSKWGLIHGEARDGEGAIEEIKRAFASAEPYRLMLLDFQMPGMDGFELAEKVMESPYGEGLEIIMLTSAGQPGDAERCRKMGISGYLQKPARMAKLLDAVLMVLGRRTDGPPSPVTRHRVQDARMRLHILLAEDNPINRKVAFEVLKKRGHRVTMVANGLEAVKAFEREPFDLILMDVQMPEMDGIEATRRIRRLEGERGGSVEAESSELKGKEDSPPRSERHPASGIQHPVSRIPIVAMTAHALKGDRVKCLEAGMDDYVSKPVKAEVLYRVIENLVNTRQKDDEARTTVLRVPPDLPEDRAVFDLSAALEAVGGDRTLFLEIARLFLSELPQAVSDIREAVSNSDASRLEQGAHKLKGSLSIVGAKRAFDAAYGLEVLGREKKMQEAQHAVDVLLQDLQDLESALRISLKEVDA; encoded by the coding sequence ATGAAAGCCGAAATTAAATCCTATTCCAGGATCATGGAACTTCGCAGCGACATCATCCACTTGGACGAGGTACTGACCATGTCTGCACGCCTGGCGGCCGCCACGGGCGACCTCTCCTGGGAGCAGCGCTATCGTATTTTCGAGCCTAAATTGGACACAGCCATAAAAGAGGCGGTACGGCTTGCCCCCCAGGTCTCTATCCGGGCTTCTGCAGAAACCGATGCCGCCAACAGCCTGCTGGTGGAGTTGGAAAACCGCGCCTTTGATCTTGTTCGCCGGGGGCGCACGGACGAAGCCGGTCGCCTCTTGTTCAGCGACGAATATGAAGAGCAAAAACGAATATACGCCCGGGGGATGGCCGAATTGGCCGTCGGTCTTTCTGCGGCTGCAGATGCCGCTCTTGCAGGTGAACGTCGCAATGCCTTGCTGCACATCGGGCTGGTTTTTGTGTTTATTCCGCTGTTGATTATCGGCTGGTTTGTTGTCTTTCGAGTTGTCAAGATCTGGGAGCGGACCCTCGTGAGCAAAACAGAGCTTGAAAAAGAGATAGAGGCCCGGAAACGTTCAGAGGAAAAGATCCATTTCCAAAAGATATATTTCGAAAGCCTGTTTCAGAATCTGCCGGACGGCGTGGTCACTTTTGACAAAGACGGGTATATTATTGAGATTAATAAAGCATTTGCCGAAATGTTCGGCTACACTCAGGCGGAAGTCAAAGGGACGGATATCTGCGAGCTGGTGGTGCCGCCGGACCGGAAAGAAGAAGCCGATGCCATAAGGGAACGTATTTCAAGCGGCGAATCTGTAAACGTTGAAACCATCCGCAAACGCAAGGACGGTTCCCTGTTTGATGTCCACCTCCAGTCGGTGGCCGTATCGATCGACAGCCATTTGATGAGGCATATTTTTATTTACAGAGACGTTTCAGAGAAAAAAGAGCATGAAGCTGTTTTAATGCAATCCCGGTCCCTGGCCCAAAAGGAACACGCCAGGCTTTCCGCCATGATTTCCACCATGAATGAGGGGGTGATTTTTGCCGACAGCCGGAACATCATCACGGATGTCAATCCGTTTTTTTGCAGTTTTGTCGGCAGAAAATACGATGAGCTGATCGGAAAAGGGCTGGAGGAGTTTCATTCCGGCGATATCTTGAAAAAAATAATCGATCATATTACCGCCTTTCGCACAAATATCGATTCAAAGGGGATCGAAATACAAAGAAAAATAGGGGCGTCGGAAGTGATTCTGCGGGTTCAGCCGATTTACCTGGCTAATCATTACGAAGGCGTTCTTTTAAACGTTATTGACGTGACGGCTTTTGTTGAGGCCAGGCAGCAGGCCGAGGCGGCCAACCTCGCCAAGAGCGAATTTCTGGCCAACATGAGTCATGAAATCAGGACCCCCATGAACGGCGTCATCGGTATGACCGAGCTGCTCCTCGGAACCCATATCACCAAAGAGCAGCGTGATTACCTGGAGACGCTCAACACCTCGTCGGAGTATCTGCTCAATCTCATTAATGACATCCTGGACCTTTCCAGGATCGAGGCCGGCCGGCTTGAACTGGAAGAAATCGACTTCGACCTGAGAACCACGCTCGAAGGGGCGGCCGGGGCGCTCTCGCCCAAGGCCCATGAAAAGGGCCTGGAACTGATCTGCCATATCGCACCCGATGTCCCGACCGCCCTGATGGGAGATCCCGGCAGGCTTCGCCAGGTTATCCTCAATTTTACCGGCAATGCCATTAAATTCACCGAAAAGGGGCAGGTGGTCATTGGGGCAAAGACCGAAAAAGAGGAGGAAACATCCACGACCTTGCATTTCACGGTTGGCGATACGGGCATCGGCATTCCCCCTGACAAGCTGGAGATGATCTTCGAGAGTTTCAGGCAGGTGGACAGCTCCGTCACCCGGCGATACGGCGGGACGGGCCTGGGCCTGACCATATCCAGGCAGATCGTTCGGATGATGGGCGGCAGGGTTTGGGCGGAAAGCGAACCTGGAAAGGGAAGCGTCTTTCATTTTACAGTCCCCTTTACCCTCAGCCGGGCCGAAATCCGCAAACCCGTATCTCCTGATGCCATCGACATTGCCGGTATCCGTGCGCTCATCGTGGATGACAATGCCCTCAATCGACAAATATACAGGGAAATGCTCTCCAAATGGGGGCTCATCCACGGTGAGGCACGGGACGGAGAAGGCGCCATCGAAGAGATAAAGCGGGCATTTGCGTCGGCGGAACCCTATCGTCTCATGCTGTTGGACTTCCAGATGCCCGGGATGGACGGGTTCGAACTGGCGGAAAAGGTCATGGAGAGCCCCTATGGGGAAGGCCTGGAGATTATCATGTTGACTTCCGCAGGCCAACCGGGAGATGCGGAACGATGCAGGAAGATGGGTATCTCAGGCTATCTGCAGAAGCCGGCCAGAATGGCGAAGCTTTTGGATGCTGTTTTGATGGTTCTCGGCCGTCGCACTGATGGGCCACCTTCCCCTGTGACCCGTCACAGGGTTCAGGATGCCCGCATGAGATTGCATATCCTCCTGGCTGAAGACAATCCCATCAACCGGAAAGTGGCCTTCGAGGTATTGAAAAAAAGGGGTCACCGGGTGACGATGGTCGCAAACGGCCTTGAAGCGGTGAAGGCATTTGAACGGGAGCCCTTTGATTTGATCCTCATGGACGTCCAGATGCCGGAGATGGATGGAATAGAGGCGACCAGGAGGATCAGAAGGTTAGAAGGTGAGAGGGGTGGAAGCGTAGAAGCTGAAAGCTCAGAGCTCAAAGGCAAAGAAGACTCTCCGCCTCGTTCCGAAAGGCATCCAGCATCCGGTATCCAGCATCCGGTATCCAGAATCCCGATCGTGGCCATGACGGCCCATGCCCTGAAAGGGGATCGTGTAAAATGCCTCGAGGCCGGAATGGACGACTACGTGTCCAAGCCGGTCAAGGCGGAGGTGCTTTACCGGGTCATCGAGAACCTGGTAAACACCAGGCAAAAGGACGATGAGGCTCGTACCACGGTTCTCCGTGTTCCCCCGGACCTGCCGGAGGACAGGGCTGTTTTCGACCTCTCCGCGGCCCTGGAGGCGGTGGGTGGAGACCGGACGCTTTTCCTTGAAATCGCCCGGCTTTTTCTGAGCGAGCTTCCCCAGGCCGTGAGCGACATCAGGGAGGCGGTCTCGAACAGCGACGCCTCTCGCCTGGAACAGGGGGCCCACAAGCTGAAGGGGTCCCTGTCGATTGTGGGCGCCAAACGGGCCTTTGATGCGGCCTATGGTCTGGAGGTCCTCGGCAGGGAAAAAAAGATGCAGGAGGCCCAACATGCAGTGGATGTGCTCTTGCAGGATCTTCAAGACCTGGAGTCCGCCCTTCGGATCAGCCTCAAGGAGGTTGACGCATGA
- a CDS encoding efflux RND transporter permease subunit, whose protein sequence is MNIAGIFIRRPVMTTLVMTAILLFGIMGYRQLPVNDLPNVDFPTLLVTAALPGASPETMASAVATPLERQFSTIAGIDSMTSTSNLGNTQITLQFDLSRDIDAAAQDVQAAITAAAKQLPSDMPSPPSYRKVNPADHPVLYLSLSSPTLPLSTVNDYAETLLAQRISMVTGVAQVMVYGAQKYAVRVQLDPKALASRGIGIDEAVDAIQKANVNLPTGTLWGSEQAVTVRASGQLTDAQAYGPVVVAYRGGAPVRLQDIGRVMDSAEDDKAITWFNDVPAIVLAIQRQPGTNTVEVVNAIKGILNTLRANIPASVKIDVLYDRSESIRESVADVKFTLLLAVGLVVMVIFLFLRNLSATLIPSLALPISIVGTFAAMYFMDFSINNLSMMALILSVGFVVDDAIVMLENIVRHMEQGEGVMAAALNGAREIGFTIVSMTLSLVVVFVPVLFMGGVMGRLLHEFAVTIACAVLISGFVSLTLTPMLCSRFLRPPGAQRHGRVYNASEKVFQGMLDVYRWSLTRVLDHRLATLFVSALVLIATLYLFIIIPKGFLPSEDTGRIFAITEAAQGISFDSMVRHQQALNAIVTEDPNVESFMSGIGGGSRGRANNTGRLFIRLKPREERPHVDEVIQQLRSKLAAVPGIQAFAQNPPPIRIGGSLSKSQYQFTLQGPDTDELYRYAPLLEARLRGLKELQDVTSDLAVMNPQIDIEIQRDKAATLGVTAHQIEDALFSAYSSRQISTIFAANNDYQVILELQPGYQLDPAAIRLLYIRSASGRLVPLDAVTTITRGLGPLTVNHLGQLPAVTISFNVRPGVSLGDGVAAVEKVARETLPQGISASFQGTAQAFQDSMRGLGLLLLMAILVIYIMLGILYESFIHPLTILSGLPSAGFGALLTLFIFDVDLNVYAFVGVIMLVGLVKKNAIMMIDFALAAERKEGKSPKEAIYQGCITRFRPIMMTTMAALLGTLPIAVGFGAGGESRQPLGLATVGGLIFSQLMTLYLTPVVYIYLDRFQKKVSRTSGIFRIRGAERIEEKAGS, encoded by the coding sequence ATGAATATCGCCGGCATATTCATACGCCGCCCGGTGATGACCACCCTGGTCATGACGGCAATCCTCCTCTTCGGCATCATGGGATATCGCCAGCTCCCGGTCAACGATCTCCCCAATGTGGATTTTCCTACCCTCCTGGTGACAGCGGCCCTTCCGGGGGCAAGCCCGGAGACCATGGCCTCGGCCGTGGCCACCCCGCTGGAGCGGCAGTTTTCCACCATCGCCGGGATCGACTCCATGACCTCCACAAGCAATCTTGGCAACACCCAGATCACCCTCCAGTTTGATCTGAGCCGCGATATCGACGCCGCCGCCCAGGATGTTCAGGCCGCCATTACCGCCGCGGCCAAACAATTGCCGTCCGATATGCCCAGCCCCCCTTCGTACCGAAAGGTGAATCCCGCGGATCATCCCGTGCTCTATCTTTCTCTCAGCTCCCCCACCCTCCCCCTTTCCACGGTCAACGATTATGCGGAGACCCTGCTGGCCCAGCGGATCTCCATGGTCACGGGCGTGGCCCAGGTCATGGTCTATGGCGCCCAGAAATATGCGGTCCGGGTACAGTTGGACCCCAAGGCCCTCGCATCGAGGGGCATCGGGATTGATGAGGCGGTCGACGCCATCCAGAAGGCCAATGTGAATCTCCCCACAGGAACCCTCTGGGGAAGCGAGCAGGCCGTCACGGTGCGGGCGAGCGGCCAGTTGACGGATGCGCAGGCCTATGGTCCGGTGGTGGTCGCCTACCGGGGGGGAGCGCCGGTGCGCCTTCAGGACATCGGCCGCGTCATGGACAGCGCTGAAGACGATAAGGCGATTACCTGGTTCAACGATGTCCCGGCCATCGTGCTGGCCATTCAGCGGCAGCCCGGCACCAATACGGTGGAGGTGGTGAATGCCATCAAGGGGATCCTCAACACCCTTCGGGCGAATATTCCGGCCTCGGTCAAGATCGATGTCCTTTATGACCGGTCCGAATCCATCCGTGAATCGGTGGCAGACGTCAAGTTCACCCTCCTCCTGGCCGTGGGGCTGGTGGTGATGGTGATTTTTCTCTTTTTGCGCAACCTGTCCGCCACCCTTATCCCGAGTCTGGCCCTCCCCATATCCATTGTGGGGACCTTTGCGGCCATGTATTTTATGGATTTCAGCATCAACAATCTCTCCATGATGGCCCTCATCCTTTCGGTCGGTTTTGTGGTGGACGACGCCATTGTGATGCTGGAGAACATCGTCCGCCACATGGAACAGGGGGAAGGGGTCATGGCGGCGGCCCTTAACGGGGCCAGGGAAATCGGTTTTACCATTGTCTCCATGACCCTTTCTCTGGTGGTGGTCTTTGTGCCGGTGCTCTTCATGGGCGGCGTCATGGGAAGACTCCTCCATGAATTTGCAGTCACCATCGCCTGCGCCGTCCTCATCTCCGGATTCGTATCGCTCACCCTCACCCCCATGCTGTGCAGCCGTTTCCTGCGCCCCCCCGGGGCCCAGCGTCACGGCCGCGTCTACAACGCCTCTGAAAAGGTCTTCCAGGGAATGCTCGATGTGTACCGGTGGAGCCTTACGCGGGTCCTGGATCACCGTCTGGCGACCCTCTTCGTGTCTGCCCTGGTTCTCATCGCCACCCTCTACCTCTTTATCATCATCCCCAAGGGGTTCCTCCCCAGTGAGGATACCGGCCGCATCTTCGCCATCACCGAAGCGGCCCAGGGGATCTCCTTTGACTCCATGGTCCGTCACCAGCAGGCCTTAAACGCCATCGTCACCGAGGATCCCAACGTGGAATCATTCATGTCGGGGATCGGCGGCGGCAGCCGCGGCAGGGCCAACAACACCGGCCGCCTGTTCATTCGTCTTAAACCCCGTGAAGAACGCCCTCATGTGGATGAGGTGATTCAACAGCTTCGTTCAAAACTTGCGGCCGTCCCCGGAATTCAGGCATTCGCGCAAAACCCTCCTCCTATACGGATCGGCGGGTCCCTCTCCAAGAGCCAGTATCAGTTTACCCTTCAGGGTCCGGATACGGATGAACTCTACAGGTACGCCCCCCTGCTGGAGGCGCGACTCCGGGGCCTCAAGGAACTCCAGGACGTGACCAGCGACCTGGCCGTCATGAACCCTCAGATCGACATTGAAATCCAGCGGGACAAGGCTGCAACACTGGGGGTGACGGCCCATCAGATCGAAGACGCCCTCTTCAGCGCCTATTCTTCCAGACAGATCTCCACCATCTTCGCGGCCAACAATGACTATCAGGTCATCCTTGAACTTCAGCCCGGGTACCAGCTGGACCCGGCGGCGATCCGACTCCTCTATATCCGGTCCGCCTCCGGCCGGCTCGTTCCCCTCGATGCCGTAACCACCATTACCAGAGGGCTCGGGCCTTTGACCGTGAACCACCTGGGTCAGCTGCCTGCGGTGACCATCTCCTTCAATGTCCGTCCGGGCGTATCATTGGGAGACGGCGTCGCCGCGGTCGAGAAGGTGGCCCGCGAAACCCTCCCCCAGGGGATCAGCGCCAGCTTTCAGGGGACGGCCCAGGCCTTTCAGGACTCCATGCGCGGCCTGGGGCTCCTCCTCCTGATGGCGATCCTGGTCATATACATCATGCTGGGGATCCTGTACGAGAGCTTCATCCATCCCCTGACCATCCTTTCCGGCCTCCCGTCCGCGGGATTCGGGGCCCTTTTGACCCTTTTCATCTTTGATGTGGATCTCAACGTCTATGCCTTTGTGGGGGTCATCATGCTGGTGGGCCTGGTGAAAAAGAACGCCATTATGATGATCGACTTCGCCCTGGCTGCGGAAAGAAAGGAGGGGAAAAGCCCGAAGGAGGCCATCTATCAGGGATGCATCACCCGTTTCCGGCCGATCATGATGACCACCATGGCCGCCCTTCTGGGAACTCTCCCCATTGCCGTCGGGTTCGGGGCCGGAGGGGAATCCCGACAGCCCCTGGGCCTGGCCACCGTCGGGGGCCTGATCTTTTCTCAGTTGATGACCCTCTATCTGACCCCGGTGGTATACATCTATCTGGATCGATTTCAGAAGAAGGTCAGTCGAACGTCGGGCATCTTTCGAATACGGGGCGCAGAGCGGATTGAAGAAAAGGCAGGATCGTGA
- a CDS encoding BON domain-containing protein, with the protein MKMRNRFIGYFVLLMVIAAFSACGSTSKQTTPGEYVDDSVITTKVKSLLAGDDFLKSFQISVETRKGIVQLSGFVNSQKAVDKAGQIARSVQGVTSVRNDLIVK; encoded by the coding sequence ATGAAAATGAGGAACAGGTTTATCGGGTATTTTGTCCTTCTGATGGTGATTGCCGCGTTTTCGGCCTGTGGATCCACGTCCAAACAGACAACTCCAGGTGAATACGTGGATGATTCGGTCATCACGACCAAGGTTAAATCCCTGCTTGCAGGGGATGATTTTCTCAAATCATTCCAGATCAGTGTGGAAACCCGCAAGGGGATCGTTCAACTGAGCGGCTTCGTCAATTCTCAAAAGGCGGTCGATAAGGCGGGTCAAATCGCAAGGAGCGTTCAAGGGGTCACATCCGTAAGGAATGATCTGATCGTGAAATAG
- a CDS encoding antibiotic biosynthesis monooxygenase, whose product MILVITRMKVLPEKRMELSQAITSLIGPIRTEKGCLRCDFCRSMEDENELHILEEWNTGENLNSHLKSDRFRVLRGAMNLLQEPCEMVCHTVAGGKRKRRE is encoded by the coding sequence ATGATACTGGTCATCACACGAATGAAGGTTCTTCCTGAGAAGCGCATGGAGCTGTCTCAGGCGATCACTTCCCTGATCGGTCCCATACGGACAGAGAAGGGATGCCTGCGCTGCGACTTTTGCCGGAGCATGGAGGATGAAAATGAACTCCATATCCTCGAAGAATGGAATACCGGGGAAAACCTGAACAGCCATCTGAAGTCCGACCGGTTTCGTGTACTTCGCGGGGCCATGAATCTTCTCCAGGAGCCCTGTGAAATGGTGTGCCACACCGTAGCAGGGGGAAAAAGGAAAAGGAGGGAGTGA
- a CDS encoding efflux RND transporter periplasmic adaptor subunit: protein MFCFACSSQTEGNQKQKTAAPVTVSSAIRKDVPVQLITIGNVEPYASVAIKSLVDGQVTKAAFQEGQEVKKGDLLFVIDPRPFEAALKQAEAILERDLSAVKEAQANRVSNGSQLKHAQAILTKDQVEARTARVQAERYGALAAKGNVSKDEYDQVQMKADALNAMVLADEAGVEKARAALLASDAALEHAQAAVRASRANLQNVRLRLEYCYIHSPLTGRTGNLHVKEGNIIKANDAVLVEIHQVHPIYVAFSVPEQELQTIRRHPILGDLKVEARIPGDRKETEQGRLTFIDNSVDRTTGTIRLKGTFLNEENRLWPGQFVDVVVILDMERDVTVVPSQAVQTGQEGPYTFIVTQELTAEYRKLTLGRTLNGETVVTGGLSPGERVVTDGSLRLVPGMKVEIKSGLIKAPPAS from the coding sequence ATGTTCTGTTTCGCCTGCTCGTCCCAGACCGAGGGAAACCAGAAGCAAAAGACGGCGGCACCTGTCACCGTGAGTTCCGCAATCCGAAAGGATGTCCCTGTCCAGCTCATCACCATCGGTAATGTGGAACCTTACGCCTCTGTTGCCATAAAATCCCTGGTGGACGGACAAGTGACAAAGGCAGCCTTTCAAGAGGGTCAGGAGGTGAAAAAGGGGGATCTCCTCTTCGTAATCGACCCCCGGCCCTTTGAGGCGGCCCTGAAACAGGCGGAGGCCATCCTCGAAAGGGACCTCTCAGCGGTGAAGGAGGCCCAGGCCAACCGGGTCAGCAATGGGTCGCAACTGAAACACGCCCAGGCCATTCTGACCAAAGACCAGGTTGAGGCCAGGACCGCCAGGGTGCAGGCGGAACGGTATGGCGCACTGGCCGCGAAAGGGAATGTATCCAAAGACGAATACGATCAGGTACAGATGAAGGCGGACGCCCTGAATGCGATGGTACTCGCAGATGAGGCGGGGGTGGAGAAGGCCCGCGCCGCCTTGCTGGCATCGGACGCGGCCCTGGAGCATGCCCAGGCCGCGGTTCGCGCATCCCGCGCAAATCTTCAGAACGTCAGGCTCCGGCTGGAATACTGTTACATACACTCACCCCTGACCGGTCGCACAGGGAATCTTCACGTGAAGGAAGGCAATATCATCAAGGCCAACGATGCGGTCCTTGTGGAGATCCATCAGGTGCATCCCATTTATGTCGCCTTTTCCGTCCCCGAGCAGGAGCTTCAAACGATCAGAAGACACCCCATACTGGGAGATCTCAAGGTGGAGGCCCGGATTCCGGGCGACCGGAAAGAGACGGAGCAGGGACGCCTCACCTTCATAGATAACAGCGTGGACAGGACCACCGGGACCATCCGGCTCAAGGGGACGTTTCTTAATGAAGAAAATCGGCTTTGGCCCGGTCAGTTCGTGGATGTGGTGGTCATTCTGGATATGGAGAGAGACGTTACCGTGGTTCCGTCCCAGGCCGTCCAGACCGGCCAGGAAGGACCGTACACCTTCATCGTCACCCAGGAGCTGACCGCTGAATACCGGAAGCTGACCCTGGGACGGACCCTGAACGGCGAAACCGTCGTCACCGGGGGACTCTCGCCCGGGGAAAGGGTGGTGACGGACGGTTCACTTCGGCTGGTCCCGGGGATGAAGGTGGAAATCAAAAGCGGGCTCATAAAGGCTCCCCCCGCGTCATGA
- a CDS encoding lmo0937 family membrane protein, with protein MLWTIFVILLILWGVGLLTGYTMGGVIHALLVIAIIVVVIQVIQGRRRV; from the coding sequence ATGCTTTGGACCATATTTGTGATTCTTTTAATTCTATGGGGAGTGGGATTGCTGACGGGCTACACCATGGGCGGCGTTATCCACGCCCTTCTGGTCATCGCCATTATTGTGGTGGTGATTCAGGTTATTCAGGGGCGACGACGAGTGTAA
- a CDS encoding OmpA family protein, with product MKMRWLKMVLPVAAGAFLIGCAAPQAVPTFTPQNLNPMLQSGDYVQKVDNFVVIVDKSGTMGEPYKGELKLDIAKRLASRMNHTIPDLKMTGALRIFGRTALFDNELTKLYWGPAPYEKSALDAGLNKIGFSVGESPLNQAFDATAQDFKSAQGDIAVIIFTDADKDVMVYDAVKKSAADLKAHYGNRICFYAVQIGADPDGKKLLEQVVETGQCGTYVTGDQVASPAGMADFVTRVFLKKAPPKPAPVEKVVILDSDGDGVPDNLDKCPGTPKGAKVNADGCWVIANVLFDFDKSNIKPQFSHLLDEVAVVFQNNPGLRAQIEGHTDSIGTEAYNLKLSMRRANAVIDYLVRKGVGKHRLSAEGFGFSQPIATNETAEGRALNRRVQIVPVP from the coding sequence ATGAAAATGAGATGGCTGAAAATGGTTCTGCCGGTCGCTGCAGGTGCGTTTCTGATCGGCTGTGCTGCCCCGCAGGCGGTTCCCACATTTACCCCCCAGAATCTCAACCCGATGCTCCAGTCGGGGGACTATGTGCAAAAGGTGGATAATTTCGTCGTCATTGTCGACAAGTCCGGGACCATGGGTGAACCCTATAAGGGAGAGCTGAAGCTGGATATTGCCAAACGATTGGCGTCTCGAATGAATCACACCATTCCGGATCTCAAGATGACCGGAGCACTCAGGATCTTTGGCAGGACAGCCCTTTTTGATAATGAGCTGACCAAACTTTATTGGGGCCCGGCCCCGTATGAAAAGAGCGCCCTTGACGCGGGGTTGAACAAGATCGGTTTTAGCGTCGGCGAAAGTCCGCTGAATCAGGCCTTTGATGCGACGGCCCAGGACTTTAAATCGGCCCAGGGCGATATCGCGGTGATTATTTTCACCGATGCCGACAAAGATGTGATGGTGTATGACGCGGTCAAGAAGTCCGCGGCAGATTTGAAAGCGCATTACGGAAACAGGATCTGTTTCTATGCCGTACAGATCGGCGCGGATCCCGACGGCAAGAAGCTTCTTGAGCAGGTCGTGGAGACGGGTCAATGCGGAACCTATGTCACCGGGGACCAGGTCGCGTCCCCTGCGGGGATGGCCGATTTCGTGACAAGGGTGTTTCTGAAAAAGGCCCCGCCCAAACCCGCACCGGTGGAAAAGGTCGTCATTCTGGATTCCGACGGCGACGGTGTTCCCGACAATTTGGATAAGTGCCCGGGAACCCCCAAAGGCGCAAAGGTCAACGCGGACGGATGCTGGGTCATTGCGAATGTGCTGTTTGATTTTGACAAGTCCAATATTAAACCGCAATTCTCCCACCTGTTAGATGAAGTTGCTGTGGTATTCCAAAACAATCCGGGCCTCAGGGCGCAGATCGAAGGACATACGGACAGCATCGGTACTGAAGCCTATAACCTGAAGTTATCCATGAGAAGAGCCAATGCCGTGATAGACTATCTGGTCCGGAAGGGCGTTGGCAAGCACCGACTTTCCGCTGAAGGATTCGGGTTCTCCCAACCGATCGCCACCAACGAGACGGCAGAAGGACGGGCCTTGAACCGGAGGGTCCAAATTGTGCCTGTCCCATAG